Proteins encoded by one window of Actinomycetota bacterium:
- a CDS encoding amino acid synthesis family protein, whose protein sequence is DLDELVEPSGALAAELAAAALAVLGGPVESYGKAALVGLDGEQEHANACITGVFGDALRQAVGGGKAWLPSVTKRVPAGAAVDIPVCYRDAIWVRSHYDAVTVAVPDGPLAGELVVGLAFTNRGRLNARLGGLAKEEVVGQDGLR, encoded by the coding sequence CGACCTGGACGAGCTGGTGGAGCCGTCGGGGGCGCTGGCCGCCGAGCTGGCCGCCGCCGCCCTGGCCGTGCTGGGCGGGCCGGTGGAGAGCTACGGCAAGGCCGCCCTGGTCGGCCTGGACGGCGAGCAGGAGCACGCCAACGCCTGTATCACCGGGGTGTTCGGGGACGCCCTGCGGCAGGCGGTCGGCGGCGGCAAGGCGTGGCTGCCGTCGGTGACCAAGCGCGTCCCGGCCGGAGCGGCGGTGGACATCCCGGTCTGCTACCGGGACGCCATCTGGGTGCGCTCCCACTACGACGCCGTGACCGTGGCCGTGCCGGACGGGCCCCTGGCGGGTGAGCTGGTGGTCGGCCTCGCCTTCACCAACCGGGGCCGGCTCAACGCCCGCCTGGGCGGCCTGGCCAAGGAGGAGGTCGTCGGCCAGGACGGCCTGCGGTGA